The following coding sequences are from one Eublepharis macularius isolate TG4126 chromosome 19, MPM_Emac_v1.0, whole genome shotgun sequence window:
- the PECAM1 gene encoding platelet endothelial cell adhesion molecule isoform X2 encodes MYSVLLLILLHCCKLAAQENVVTINKPVLSASPPKQVQNGQSVILNCSVEATKSGDFVLNYTFKIFKYGNLLVNIPSEQDWVVYTISPARFSHSGDYHCEVTVKGKTKTSELLPLQVKGIMKPKLTVQKTQVTEGENVLLRCEAIGEKPPLFFTFYKIRQSPSNSPVHKTKPEETENFAEVEFPVEEGDTVLFFECTVQKFLAMGSETSEPSNRTVVGVAEPFSIPNITVYPRHIIEGDNILIKCTTILNHQHEIEMILQKDKNILKNSRGRESVTYSAVATMENSGNYTCKAELGRVSKTDTVNVVVAELFPKPILHVSKKDLDEGNMLEMSCRVNSSLQLKVALMKDNTFMTNSTSYVFKAYEANSGVYDCRVEMKGIVKKSDPVQIRVYSPVSKPRLYTAISYPKGAVLGRAFVLYCYSNSGTLPITYTLYRGNVTVGKTEVKRNATAEFKDNATKQHIQGEYKCQAENGHSNKSQSSGLNITVITPVYNISLENPSHGDVEDGQDLVLFCGVTSGSFPIEFNFFKENEVRSVHKVTEYKIHTVSWHKARLTSKDSGKYFCAADNSAESRLRSNPIIIKVILASWKKWLIALFVLLVLLGIGGTFWWYFRKKAKAKRNSMELDGSMPATNSMGEKLTSGLNNEGELYYGSDYNEEGENHMKSKDNAKGPDLENTEVEYTEVEVAVPDPYRAPVTKKNETVYTEIRKSMNEDRSLT; translated from the exons ATGTATTCTGTATTGCTCTTGATCCTTTTACACT GTTGCAAGCTGGCAGCTCAAGAAAatg TGGTCACTATAAACAAACCTGTACTCAGCGCCAGTCCACCTAAGCAAGTGCAGAATGGCCAGTCAGTCATCCTCAACTGTTCGGTGGAAGCAACCAAAAGTGGCGATTTTGTACTGAATTACACATTCAAAATTTTCAAATATGGCAATCTTCTGGTTAACATCCCATCAGAACAAGACTGGGTGGTTTATACAATCTCGCCAGCTAGATTTTCTCATTCTGGAGATTATCACTGTGAAGTAACTGTTAAAGGGAAAACAAAGACCAGTGAACTTTTGCCTCTCCAAGTCAAAG GAATAATGAAGCCAAAACTGACTGTCCAGAAAACACAAGTAACGGAGGGCGAAAATGTGTTGTTACGTTGTGAAGCCATAGGAGAAAAGCCTCCTCTTTTTTTCACGTTTTATAAAATCCGACAATCTCCAAGCAATTCCCCAGTACATAAGACTAAgcctgaagaaacagaaaacttTGCAGAGGTGGAATTCCCAGTCGAGGAAGGGgacactgttttgttttttgaatgtACAGTCCAAAAATTTTTGGCAATGGGGTCTGAGACATCAGAACCCAGTAACAGAACAGTCGTTGGTGTGGCTG AGCCATTTTCCATTCCCAATATAACTGTCTACCCACGGCACATTATTGAGGGAGACAATATTTTGATAAAATGTACTACAATCCTAAATCATCAGCATGAAATTGAAATGATCCTCCAGAAGGACAAAAATATTCTTAAGAATTCCAGGGGTAGAGAGTCCGTGACATACTCTGCAGTAGCTACGATGGAGAACAGCGGCAATTACACATGCAAAGCAGAACTTGGGAGAGTATCCAAAACTGACACGGTGAATGTTGTAGTAGCAG aGTTGTTTCCCAAGCCAATACTGCACGTTTCGAAAAAAGACCTGGATGAAGGCAACATGTTAGAAATGTCATGTCGAGTTAACAGCTCACTGCAGTTGAAAGTCGCGCTCATGAAAGACAACACATTCATGACAAACTCCACCTCCTATGTCTTTAAGGCCTACGAAGCTAACAGCGGAGTCTATGATTGTAGGGTGGAGATGAAAGGAATCGTCAAAAAGAGTGACCCTGTTCAGATACGTGTTTATT CTCCAGTTTCAAAGCCCCGTCTTTACACGGCCATCAGCTACCCTAAAGGAGCCGTGCTGGGGCGTGCTTTTGTTTTATACTGCTATTCTAACAGCGGGACACTACCTATAACGTATACTCTCTACAGAGGAAATGTCACTGTTGGCAAAACTGAAGTGAAAAGAAATGCAACTGCAGAGTTTAAGGACAACGCAACTAAGCAGCACATTCAAGGAGAATATAAATGTCAAGCAGAAAACGGCCATTCTAACAAATCCCAAAGCAGTGGGCTCAACATCACAGTAATAA CCCCAGTTTATAACATAAGCTTGGAAAACCCTTCACATGGCGACGTGGAAGACGGCCAAGACCTCGTCCTTTTTTGTGGCGTTACCTCAGGATCTTTTCCTATTGAGTTcaacttttttaaagaaaatgaagtACGATCCGTGCATAAAGTAACAGAATATAAAATCCACACCGTTAGTTGGCACAAAGCAAGGCTTACAAGCAAAGATTCGGGCAAGTACTTTTGTGCCGCTGACAACTCTGCAGAATCACGGCTACGAAGCAACCCAATAATTATAAAGG TCATTCTGGCTTCATGGAAGAAATGGCTCATTGCGTTATTTGTCTTGCTAGTCCTTCTTGGCATCGGCGGTACTTTCTGGTGGTACTTCAGAAAGAAGGCAAAGG CTAAACGCAATTCTATGGAATTGGATGG CTCCATGCCAGCAACCAATTCAATGGGTGAGAAGCTGACATCAGGACTGAATAATGAAGGGGAATTGTATTATG
- the LOC129346101 gene encoding retinol dehydrogenase 7-like, whose amino-acid sequence MWFFLAALLGLYFLRRWYRERQTVENLTQKYVFITGCDSGFGNQLARQLDLKGMRVLAGCLTQQGAEDLEKATSDRLKTTILDVTSTESVAAAAEWVKECVGDKGLWGLVNNAGIAMPMVPNEWLAKKDFEKIINVNLLGLIDVTLHMLPLVRRARGRVVNISSVLGRLAIFGGGYSPAKYGVEGFSDNLRRELHDFGVQLSIIEPGGFSTLVFNKIEESFQKVWDQLSSDIKEAYSQPYFENYCRIFQDILNSFSSDFYLVTDCIEHALLSRYPRTRYSAGQDTKFFIPVSYLPTSVADYVLRRYYPKLKRTA is encoded by the exons ATGTGGTTCTTCCTGGCTGCCCTGCTGGGCCTCTACTTCCTTCGCCGATGGTACCGGGAGAGACAGACTGTAGAGAACCTGACACAGAAATACGTCTTCATCACCGGCTGCGACTCTGGCTTTGGGAACCAGCTTGCCAGGCAGCTGGATCTGAAGGGCATGAGGGTCTTGGCGGGATGCCTCACCCAGCAGGGGGCTGAGGACCTGGAGAAGGCTACCTCTGACCGCTTGAAAACCACCATCCTGGACGTGACCAGCACAGAGAGCGTTGCTGCGGCGGCCGAGTGGGTGAAAGAATGCGTGGGAGACAAAG GGCTCTGGGGCTTGGTAAACAATGCTGGCATAGCTATGCCAATGGTACCCAACGAATGGCTTGCTAAGAAGGACTTTGAAAAGATCATAAACGTCAACCTCCTTGGGTTGATTGACGTGACCCTGCATATGTTGCCCTTGGTGAGAAGAGCCAGAGGGCGGGTTGTCAACATATCCAGTGTGTTGGGACGGTTGGCGATCTTTGGAGGAGGCTACAGCCCAGCCAAGTATGGTGTGGAAGGTTTCTCTGACAACCTCAG GCGGGAGCTTCATGACTTTGGGGTCCAACTCAGCATTATTGAGCCCGGTGGTTTCTCTACTCTCGTCTTTAACAAGATAGAAGAAAGTTTCCAGAAGGTGTGGGATCAGCTGTCTTCTGACATCAAAGAAGCCTATTCACAGCCATACTTTGAGAACT ACTGCAGAATATTTCAAGATATCCTGAACAGTTTCAGCTCCGACTTCTACCTGGTCACTGACTGCATAGAACATGCACTGCTGTCCCGTTACCCCCGAACTCGCTACTCTGCAGGCCAAGATACTAAGTTCTTCATACCTGTCTCTTACCTACCAACTTCAGTGGCAGACTATGTGTTAAGAAGGTATTACCCTAAACTAAAACGGACAGCATAG